The Lodderomyces elongisporus chromosome 6, complete sequence region TTTTTCCCATTTCCAGAAACCATTAATCAAAAGCCGGCTTGTCATCCAAGATAATTTTAGCCACAAATACTCTGTCCACACAGTTGTCGCTGCTTTTAGTACACAAATacttgtttctgtttctttactactactgctgttgctactactactactattataactataatttttcttcctctgtTTTCTTaccttcatcttcaaaacTATTATCCATAACTATTCACCATGAGTGTGGATACTGACAACAGAAAGAGGCTGCTTGACTCTGAGCCAATAGACTCACTGAAAAGACTGAAGAAGGCTCTTGATGAGTTGAGTACTGAGGGTCCGTTGACCCAAGCAGACGTTgtatatttcaaaaaagagGCTATTTGGCGACAAATGATTTCTTATAAGCAACAGGTTCTCAAGCTCAAAGGTGAAGTCAAAAGATTATCACGAGATTGTGAGAGTCTGAAGCATATAGTAACTGTATTGACAGCATGGTACGATGAAATTTTACTGCTATTCGATGAATTAGGTGACGACGATGGGATTTTGGTTGCCTTTGACGACTCTGAAAATTCCAACATTAAAGTTGATGAgaagttgcaaaatatCAGGACAAAATTGTCTAGAGCAATCTCGCTGAAAAACATTGGCTCTTTAGACCTGGCAAAATTGCAGGAGCTTAGCTTGCTCAAAAGCCAGAATCAGATTCTAGCGAAGGATAATGTTGCACTCTCCGATAAGATTATAAATCTAGAGTCTGAGTTGCAGGAACTACTTCACGACCAAGAACGAGATCGATCAGTTACGTTGAAGAGAGTTGATGATAGCAGAAAGGAGGTTAATAGTTTGgagcaacaagaaaaaggcAAAGTAAAAGTCGAGTCCCAGACGCCACAACCATCTGCAAATGAAATCAACGGCCATGCCAATGTCAATTCCAATGGAAAtggcaatggcaatggcaatggCAGTGGTGTTAATAATGGTAAAGACAGTAATCTTGTTGACTCTGAAGAATTGGATAAACTTCGCTTAGAGATTGAAGAACTTAAATCGTCAAATGATTTATTGGGCGAACAGGTTTCTGAGTTGACCAACACCAACCAAACGTTACTACAAAATGTCAACAGTTTAGAGAGTAAGTTGCATAACTTGGATGAAAAGGATATTCAAGAGAATCTCATCTATAAGAAAATTGTTAAGAACAATCAATCGTTGCAGGACCAAATCAGCAAAGTCAATAAACTTAATGCCTTGAATGTCTCAAAACTAAGCGAGCTTGaggagaaacaaaatgaagTTAAGAAGCTTGTTGAATCTGAATTgataaaggaaaatgaaGCTTTAAAACAGCAAATGAGCAAGAATGAGCAAGATCTTATAAGAGTGCGTACAACACGAGATGAGCTATTGGCCAAGAACACGATCTTGACAAAGCAAGttgaagagcaaaagaCAACGCAAGCACTTCTTGAATTGAATGAAACATATTCAAAGAGGATTGAAGAACTCACCAAGGATAAATTTAACTTGGATGCTCTGGAAAGtgaaaagattgatttGCTAACCAATGAAATCAAGGAGATTGAAAGTGCTTTTAAGCAAACAAGGGAGTTGACTATAAAGAAATTGTCTTCACAGGTGGATCATGAGAGTCAAGTCAAGAAACTTgtgattgaaaaaaacaaggctGATCAAAAATACTTTGCTTCGATGAGACTAAAAGACTCACTTACAAATGAGAATAAGGTGTTGAAGCAACAAGTGGGCAAATCGCAGGAAATGATCAAGAGTCTTTCTGAGTTGGAGACAAACTATTTGGGCAAAATCGATGTATTGACAAAATCATTAACGGACTATAAGATCATCAAGGAGAATGCGCTTCAGGAAAACTTTAGCTTACAGGATACTGTCAAGAACTTGAAAATTACCAATGAGACGCTTGAAGCAGATGTTGCAAGGAAAGATGACAAGATCAAGGCCATTACATCGGAAGTTGTTGAGTTGAAGGACCAAAATAACAAGCAAGATTTGCAAATCATCAAATTGAGTAAGTCCTTGGCAAACACCGAGTCTTTATTGGTGAAGTACAAGACAAATAATACCAATTCCATTATCCAAGCAGACGAGGAGCAATTGGAGGCGCTTAGGTCGATTGCCAAGTGTTCACTTTGTACGAAGAATTGGAAGGATACTGCCATCACCGTTTGTGGACACGTTTTTTGTTCAAGCTGTACTCAAGAGAGATTGGCTGCTAGATTAAGAAGGTGTCCTAGTTGCAACAAAGGGTTTTCATCCAACGATTTACTCACTATACACTTGTAACCTAGATTGATTAGTACCTATGTAAATACATTTCATAGAGCATATATGTAAGAGTAAAGCCACACTTTAATGAATTGATGATTGAGATATTTTAGTAGATACTCTTTGCAGATAAAATAGAGAGTTagacaaaagaataaaaaatatgaaaagcAAGGAAGGACTGAAGTTTTATAATTTGCCATGCTTTGTATccagaaatgaaatgaaggAGGTAAACGAAAGTATAGCGAAAGTAAAGTAGaacaaaagtaaagtagaacaaaagtaaagtaaaatgaaaagcaagagagaaagaggaaatttGCCCAAGATAAAAGACCTGCGTATAAAATACTGTGGCTATAAAGCAAATATAAATTATAAAGGAATAAAACTGGTGATAAGAAGCAGAGAAAAAGGTACCTTATAAAATAATTACAAACACgattattttgttgttgttgtttttttttttatttggtttGCCAGCCAACATAGACTTTCCTACACTAATTGCAAAAATCAATTATACCACTACACCAATCTCACCAAATGTTATCTAGTagacaaaattaaaacttttttaaataaagATTCATGAATATTGTTCAAGAGAGATATGACAtgaacttttttttatccaaCCATTTTtaccaccaaaaaaaaaaaaattgaaaggcGCCTTAGATAGTTGTTCACCTTCAAACAAAGAGCTTATACATGCTATAAATTCTTACTTGCAGATATAACTAGAATTTGACCGTGACaggttgatgttgttgttgttgctgttatttcttttttgccaCTTCCACTTTATGCTATCGATACCACTGCTTTAACTCCTAGCTTTAGCCTAAGTCTTTATTTGAAACATTATCTAAGACTTGATCTCATATTCAAACTTAGCCTTAGTTTTATCTTCCACCCCCGCcccttcctttcttttccactACCCCTTTTTTTCGCCACCAGCTATCTGCTTGTTATAAAGAGCTGGAAAACATATAATTTATGCGTGGTCATGGTGCTGGCTAATAAGCTTGATGTGTGACGTGTCGCAAGTCGTGTGCAAAtgtaccaaaaaaaaacagctGCAGATGAGGTGCCTTAAGTATGTATGTACGTGTTCAGATAACAATCtcattttctctctctctctctctctctttgcttttgttttttttttgctgctgctgcttcttcttcttcccctGTTGCTTCTTTACTCAAAATGAGCGAGATGCGCAAAAAGTGAAGATGGACGAGAGCgagcagaaaaaaagtgcacGCGTACACGAAAACCATCTGAGTATAAATAAGAGTTCATTTCCCCCGGAtacgttttttttcttccagAGGcgctaatttttttttgaaaaaaaaaagaaaaggaaaaggaaataggaaaaggaaaggaaactAAAAAAGCTATAAGAGAGAACagaaaaaggtaaaagggaaaataaattcaaagaataaaaaaaaaaagatctTGAAGCTTCTTATCCTTTCATCCTTGTTTACTTTAAAGACAATTTACACAAAACGTCTGGGTTTacctaatttttttttctaattctttttttttatattcttctACAATCATTTTATCACTTTACTATATTGTGAATACCACACTTCCATAGAGAAGtgaaagataaaagaagaagaaagaacaaaaaaaagaacaacagaCCCCTTTTTTTCCGTGAAATATTGGATCCAGATCACCATCGCGTACTATTATACATAATACCCTTAGAGATACATTAACTTGTATATTCCAAAAAGCATCACAATCCATAATTTACAAAGTACATTTTACCAAGAACCAATAGACAAATAGACTAAGACCGCgtgtgttgttttttttaaaaaaaaaaaaaagaaaagaaaaaggattTTAATTTCACAGAATGTCGCAAGGTATCGCTGCTGAAACACACACTCCAGTGCAAACTCCCTCTGCCGATGGGTCTATTCACCAAGATgacaatatcaacaacagcgGTAATGACagtaacaacagcaacaacaacaacgacgaCAACAGCGATAAAATCAGTACAGTGCATGATAGCAAACCTTTAAATGGAGTCAAAGGGTCTATTAATGAAAATGCTGAAGAAAACTCGTCACATCAAAAGCACGAGCATGAGCCACTCTCGCCGCCAAATCCATCGCCAACTCCAGAAAAACGTAAGCTTGAAGAAGAATCAAGTGATACAGCTGAGAAGGATGTTGTTCCTGAGGAGAAGGCTGATTCTGTAGAGCCAGAAgcgaaaaagcaaaaagttgaagaaactGAAGCCACAGATACATCACACACAAGTGCTGGCCTTGAAACGAATGGCGCGGAATCTGTAGAAAAGTCTGCACTGCTTTCTCCTACTGCTACTGGTCCCACTCCAGACGacgaaataaaagaagaaccaaAACTAGATGAGGAGAAACCAGAGGAGAAATTTGAAGACAAATCAGAGGAGAAATCTGAAGACAAATCAGAGGAGAAATCTGAAGACAAACAAGAGGAGAAAACGgaagagaaacaagaggaaaagtcggaagagaaacaagagGAAAAGTCGGAAGATACCACAGAGGTACAGC contains the following coding sequences:
- the BRE1 gene encoding E3 ubiquitin-protein ligase bre1 encodes the protein MSVDTDNRKRSLDSEPIDSSKRSKKALDELSTEGPLTQADVVYFKKEAIWRQMISYKQQVLKLKGEVKRLSRDCESSKHIVTVLTAWYDEILSLFDELGDDDGILVAFDDSENSNIKVDEKLQNIRTKLSRAISSKNIGSLDSAKLQELSLLKSQNQILAKDNVALSDKIINLESELQELLHDQERDRSVTLKRVDDSRKEVNSLEQQEKGKVKVESQTPQPSANEINGHANVNSNGNGNGNGNGSGVNNGKDSNLVDSEELDKLRLEIEELKSSNDLLGEQVSELTNTNQTLLQNVNSLESKLHNLDEKDIQENLIYKKIVKNNQSLQDQISKVNKLNALNVSKLSELEEKQNEVKKLVESELIKENEALKQQMSKNEQDLIRVRTTRDELLAKNTILTKQVEEQKTTQALLELNETYSKRIEELTKDKFNLDASESEKIDLLTNEIKEIESAFKQTRELTIKKLSSQVDHESQVKKLVIEKNKADQKYFASMRLKDSLTNENKVLKQQVGKSQEMIKSLSELETNYLGKIDVLTKSLTDYKIIKENALQENFSLQDTVKNLKITNETLEADVARKDDKIKAITSEVVELKDQNNKQDLQIIKLSKSLANTESLLVKYKTNNTNSIIQADEEQLEALRSIAKCSLCTKNWKDTAITVCGHVFCSSCTQERLAARLRRCPSCNKGFSSNDLLTIHL